The following coding sequences lie in one Mucilaginibacter sp. KACC 22773 genomic window:
- a CDS encoding transketolase family protein, whose product MTYEELLTETALANEQIIVMTAENRALVRNLPGILGKRFIDTGITEQTMIGVAAGLALRGRTPVVHALAAFLTMRAFEFVRTDLGIPNLPVKLSGFIPGLLSDGNGPTHQAIEDISIMRGIPNVTVFAPADEDDLVKMLPQIWNSEHPAYTRINTRKTSFNHAPFVLGKAEVITQGNDVTILTYGLLFEQALIAVDMLRSEGLSVGLVNMRSLKPVDEQAILQACAQSSLVVTLEDHFVTGGLYSIVAEVLLKHQTTAKVLPIALNNKWFRPALLPDVLQHEGFTGKQIAEQILGYQTAHHQPEILTPEFSE is encoded by the coding sequence ATGACCTACGAAGAATTATTAACAGAAACGGCATTGGCCAATGAGCAGATCATTGTGATGACTGCCGAAAACCGTGCGCTGGTACGTAACCTGCCCGGCATATTGGGCAAACGCTTTATTGACACCGGTATTACCGAGCAAACCATGATAGGCGTCGCCGCCGGTTTGGCCTTGCGTGGTCGCACCCCTGTAGTACATGCCCTTGCCGCGTTTTTAACCATGCGCGCCTTTGAATTTGTACGTACCGATTTGGGAATCCCTAACCTGCCGGTTAAGCTGAGTGGTTTTATTCCCGGCCTTTTATCAGATGGCAACGGCCCTACCCACCAGGCTATTGAGGATATATCAATTATGCGCGGCATTCCCAACGTAACCGTGTTTGCCCCGGCAGATGAAGATGACCTGGTAAAAATGCTGCCACAAATCTGGAACAGCGAACACCCTGCCTATACCCGTATCAACACCCGTAAAACCAGCTTTAATCACGCGCCCTTTGTTTTAGGCAAAGCCGAAGTGATAACCCAGGGCAACGACGTAACCATATTAACCTACGGCTTATTGTTTGAGCAGGCGCTTATTGCGGTTGACATGTTGCGCAGCGAAGGCCTTTCTGTAGGGCTGGTAAACATGCGCAGCCTTAAACCGGTTGATGAGCAGGCTATACTGCAGGCATGCGCCCAAAGCAGCCTGGTAGTAACCCTCGAAGATCATTTTGTAACAGGCGGCTTGTACAGCATTGTGGCCGAGGTATTATTAAAACATCAAACCACCGCAAAAGTACTGCCCATAGCCCTGAACAATAAATGGTTCAGGCCGGCATTACTGCCCGATGTTTTGCAGCACGAAGGCTTTACAGGCAAGCAAATTGCCGAACAGATTTTGGGTTACCAAACAGCCCACCACCAACCAGAGATTTTAACACCTGAATTTTCAGAATAA
- a CDS encoding transketolase, with translation MKHNTPNINEQELTAIALNVREHIVRMSTDGGCFTGASLSAVDLIVYLYSRFLNINKDNLNHPDRDYLFLSKGHDVPALYGTFAELGLLDKERLKNHLSLNDHIYWHPNTHIPGIEFHSGSLGHLPSVAIGVALDLKISGGSNKVVCILGDGELNEGTCWEAVLVANAYKLDNLIFVVDRNQFQANVRTEDLIPLEPLADKFRAFGAAVKRIDGHNFIDLQHAFGAYPFEEGKLNVVIADTVRGKGLPSIEERADRWFCNFSADEIGQLLLELHGDQNTLLTSETLVVR, from the coding sequence GTGAAGCATAACACCCCAAACATCAACGAGCAGGAGTTAACGGCTATTGCATTAAACGTGCGCGAACACATTGTGCGCATGTCGACAGATGGCGGATGCTTTACAGGAGCATCGTTATCAGCTGTTGATTTGATAGTTTACTTATATAGCCGGTTTTTAAATATCAACAAGGATAATCTTAACCATCCCGACAGGGATTACCTGTTCCTTTCAAAAGGGCATGATGTGCCTGCCTTATACGGCACCTTTGCCGAGCTGGGCTTGCTGGATAAAGAACGGCTTAAAAATCACCTGTCCCTTAACGATCATATTTACTGGCACCCCAATACCCATATCCCGGGTATCGAGTTTCATTCCGGCTCGTTGGGCCATTTGCCTTCGGTAGCTATCGGCGTTGCGCTCGATCTTAAAATAAGCGGAGGCAGCAACAAGGTGGTATGTATTTTAGGCGATGGCGAACTAAACGAAGGGACCTGCTGGGAAGCCGTATTGGTAGCCAATGCCTACAAACTGGATAATTTGATATTCGTGGTCGACCGTAACCAATTCCAGGCCAATGTACGCACCGAAGACCTGATTCCGCTGGAACCACTCGCCGATAAATTCAGGGCCTTTGGCGCTGCCGTAAAACGTATAGACGGGCATAACTTTATTGACTTACAACACGCATTCGGCGCGTATCCTTTTGAAGAAGGAAAACTAAATGTAGTGATTGCCGATACCGTACGCGGCAAAGGGCTGCCCAGTATTGAAGAGCGTGCCGACCGTTGGTTCTGCAATTTTTCTGCAGATGAGATTGGTCAGCTTTTGCTTGAACTGCACGGCGACCAAAACACCCTATTGACATCAGAAACTTTAGTAGTGAGATAA
- a CDS encoding glycosyltransferase family protein: MTEKIVIIVQARMASSRLPGKVMLPILGKSLLARMIERLQMMQHKADIIIATSENEEDDIIVKEASEMNIPSYRGSLGNLLDRHYQAARRFKADIVLKIPSDCPLIDPRIIDQVLEYFFANRGKYDYVSNLHPATWPDGNDVEVMTMACLKQAWENAGRPLELEHTTPYIWENPLIFSIGNVSCKTGMDYSMSHRFTIDYPEDYYFIEKVYSELYPICHQFSCQDILNLLNRKPEIMQINTQYAGVNWYRHHLDELQTILPDQTKKAPKENSQQFEQSEA; this comes from the coding sequence ATGACAGAAAAAATTGTGATTATAGTGCAGGCCCGCATGGCGTCAAGCCGCCTGCCAGGCAAAGTAATGCTCCCCATACTGGGCAAAAGCCTTTTGGCGCGCATGATTGAACGGCTGCAAATGATGCAGCACAAAGCCGATATCATCATCGCTACATCCGAAAATGAAGAGGACGATATCATCGTGAAGGAAGCTTCGGAGATGAATATTCCCAGTTATCGCGGTAGCCTGGGCAATTTGCTTGACAGGCACTACCAGGCCGCCCGACGGTTTAAAGCCGACATTGTTTTAAAGATCCCATCTGACTGCCCGCTGATAGACCCCCGGATTATTGACCAGGTACTTGAATATTTTTTTGCCAACCGTGGCAAATACGACTATGTAAGCAACCTGCACCCGGCCACCTGGCCCGATGGCAACGATGTGGAGGTAATGACCATGGCCTGCCTTAAACAAGCCTGGGAAAACGCCGGCCGCCCGCTCGAGCTGGAACATACCACACCTTACATATGGGAAAACCCGCTAATTTTTAGCATTGGCAATGTAAGCTGCAAAACAGGTATGGATTACTCCATGTCGCACAGGTTTACGATTGATTACCCCGAGGATTATTATTTTATTGAAAAAGTATACAGCGAGTTATATCCTATCTGCCACCAGTTTTCCTGCCAGGATATTCTTAACCTGCTTAACCGCAAGCCCGAAATAATGCAAATCAACACACAGTACGCAGGCGTAAACTGGTACCGCCATCACCTGGATGAATTGCAAACCATTTTGCCCGATCAAACAAAAAAAGCACCGAAGGAAAACTCACAACAATTTGAACAAAGTGAAGCATAA
- a CDS encoding phosphatidylinositol-specific phospholipase C/glycerophosphodiester phosphodiesterase family protein codes for MRTAIFCPKHLKLLFLSLLIFLGHNAYPQNPTISNGFAHNDYWHKRPLYDALDNGFTNIEADVYLRNNKLIVAHILPFFKKQRTLERLYLAPLMECIIGTNKEIKCPTYPLTLMIDIKSDGAKTYQALQLVLEKYKSILSGYENGIYTQRQVTVVITGHRPYNLIKAQNSRLAFIDDDLMQVRQDTTSRDLYQTASCKYSHLLKWDGKGNFSPFERQRLRMYVLLAHKFGKKVRLWASPENEVVWRELLNCGVDLINTDRLVELKNFLQAGTKSYAKVD; via the coding sequence ATGCGAACAGCAATTTTTTGCCCTAAGCACCTTAAGTTATTGTTCCTGAGCCTGCTGATATTTCTCGGCCACAACGCCTACCCCCAAAATCCCACTATCTCCAATGGCTTTGCCCACAATGATTACTGGCACAAACGGCCTTTGTATGATGCTTTGGATAATGGTTTTACAAATATTGAGGCCGATGTTTATTTAAGGAACAACAAACTGATTGTAGCACACATCCTCCCCTTCTTCAAAAAACAAAGAACGTTGGAGCGCCTGTACCTGGCCCCGCTGATGGAATGCATCATAGGCACCAATAAAGAGATCAAATGCCCCACCTATCCGTTAACACTGATGATCGACATAAAATCTGACGGTGCTAAAACTTACCAGGCGCTGCAGTTGGTGCTCGAAAAATACAAATCTATTTTATCCGGCTACGAAAACGGCATTTACACCCAACGACAGGTAACCGTTGTAATTACCGGCCACAGGCCATATAACCTGATCAAAGCCCAAAACAGCAGGCTGGCCTTCATTGATGACGATCTTATGCAGGTAAGGCAGGATACGACTTCAAGAGATTTATACCAAACTGCAAGCTGCAAATACTCTCATTTATTAAAATGGGACGGCAAAGGCAACTTTTCGCCCTTTGAAAGGCAGCGCCTGCGTATGTACGTGTTGCTGGCACACAAGTTTGGCAAAAAAGTGAGGCTCTGGGCTTCGCCCGAGAATGAAGTGGTATGGCGCGAGCTGCTGAACTGTGGCGTTGACTTGATTAATACTGACAGGTTGGTTGAACTTAAAAACTTTTTGCAGGCAGGTACAAAAAGCTATGCAAAGGTTGATTGA
- a CDS encoding YceI family protein, with product MKKITYSLIVLLVISLSAFALSLVTYKVKSPYEVKFEGGRISGKFETLKANIQFDKADPGQSKISASIDVESIATGFFIKNNHAKDALDADNHPTITFTSTAVSKSGNAYQAVGNLNMKGVTKPVTIHFTFDDKGNEGLFKGSFKVKPKDFNITRNGSPEELTISLTVPVTKG from the coding sequence ATGAAAAAGATCACGTATTCGTTAATCGTCTTGCTGGTAATCAGCCTTTCGGCATTTGCCCTATCGCTTGTTACTTATAAAGTTAAAAGCCCTTATGAGGTTAAATTTGAGGGCGGCCGTATCAGCGGAAAATTTGAAACGTTAAAGGCCAATATCCAGTTTGACAAAGCCGACCCCGGGCAATCAAAAATTTCGGCATCTATTGATGTAGAAAGTATTGCTACCGGTTTCTTTATCAAAAACAATCACGCCAAAGATGCCCTGGATGCCGACAATCATCCCACCATAACCTTTACCTCAACGGCGGTTAGCAAAAGCGGTAACGCTTACCAGGCTGTAGGTAACCTGAATATGAAGGGTGTTACCAAACCAGTTACCATTCATTTTACTTTTGATGATAAAGGAAACGAAGGCCTTTTTAAAGGCAGCTTTAAAGTAAAACCAAAGGATTTTAATATCACCCGCAACGGATCACCGGAGGAGTTGACTATTAGTTTAACGGTGCCAGTTACCAAGGGCTAA
- a CDS encoding DUF1569 domain-containing protein, translating into MALPNIFSQPVADGIIERINTLTPATTPQWGKMNVSQMLAHCCVSYEMVYEQEKHPKPNGFMKLILKLLVKNKVVSEVPYKHNGPTAPAFIITTERDFETEKARLIGYIQKTQQLGEKEFDGKMSHSFGPLKVEEWNNMFYKHVNHHLTQFGS; encoded by the coding sequence ATGGCTTTACCCAATATCTTTTCGCAGCCCGTCGCTGATGGTATTATCGAAAGGATTAACACCCTTACCCCAGCCACCACTCCACAATGGGGTAAAATGAATGTATCGCAAATGCTTGCGCATTGCTGTGTATCGTACGAAATGGTTTACGAGCAGGAAAAACACCCCAAACCTAATGGCTTTATGAAGCTGATCCTGAAGTTGCTGGTAAAAAATAAGGTGGTAAGCGAAGTACCCTACAAACATAATGGGCCTACCGCCCCGGCCTTTATCATCACCACCGAAAGAGATTTTGAGACCGAAAAAGCAAGGCTGATTGGGTATATCCAAAAAACACAGCAACTGGGCGAAAAGGAGTTCGACGGAAAAATGTCACATTCATTTGGGCCGCTAAAGGTTGAGGAATGGAATAATATGTTTTATAAACATGTAAACCATCACTTAACCCAGTTTGGGAGTTAA
- a CDS encoding hybrid sensor histidine kinase/response regulator: protein MYRPCHKLKHIISALLLICIIIPFSSYAQNESLKFLHVGTAEGLSQINVNCIFQDSRGFMWIATRNGLNRYDGYRFITYRYDDKDSRSLSNNTISDIAEDSSGNMWLATQGGLNMYQRSTGHFIRYLHDISRPNSINDNIINRLLFDNGNLWIATQNGGLDRYNLKTNTFYHFQHSDKDAGSLSEDNVRTVYKDSEKRIWIGTGGGGLNLYNPKTNNFIHFPYYDPATKTILGKIIPCIFEDKFHNLWLGSQGDGLFLFDSAHKTFKRFVQDKSRTGGISSNTIYALNSDAAGNLWVGTENGGLCVLNNQTGKFSTYEHDEVDNNSINGNSVYGICRDRTGNMWVGAFGGGINLSKKSTSSFTLYRHNSHPQSLSNNYVLDLAEDKDHKIWIGTDGGGLNKFDPATKTFKNYKQAADGTNSITGNYVLTVKPDYEGKLWIGTWGDGLSVYDPKTNVFTNYKHDDAKPQGIGGNNIYYILHTRDRKTWLATFNDGLDCYDHNTKIFTHYRFNVNDLKGISSPRPYVMFEDKKGNLWIGTSDGGLDLFNRTTNTFTRFVHDEKTNSISNNGVTDIFEDDKGRLWLATLSGFNLFDPLHNHFTTFTKKDGLPSDIIYGIRADDTGNLWISSNGGLSKFNPENKTFYNYTTEDGLQGDEYKPHSALKTDDKTLYFGGINGFNCFSPGKVLKQAGFAPLVITSFQLFNKPLTIATNAQDPSPLKNDITDTRNLTLSYKQSVFSFEFAALDYASADRKQYAYYLDGFDKEWNYIGNHNTALYTNLGPGTYHVRLKYRNSQGLWSPVTTPLQITIIPPFWLTWWFDTLAVIAFAGAIYAFFRYRTHTIRQQKEYLEMQVKERTESITQLTIEERRSREAAEKAREEAENANKAKSIFLATMSHEIRTPMNGVIGMATLLANTDLTTEQAEYTETIKHSGDALLTVINDILDFSKIESGNMELEEHDFNIRDCVESVLDLFADKASKLNIDLIYQIAPGVPEHIIADSMRLRQVLINLVGNAIKFTTEGEIFIDVERLSGDDEDFNLSFTVRDTGIGISEDKLSRLFKAFSQVDSSTTRKYGGTGLGLVISEKLIHLMGGQIKVSSQVAHGTTFSFNIKTRVGIKTNSSNFNLDTANLENKQVLVVDDNATNRNIMENQLKHWKFVPVIASSGDEALAILEANNQIELVITDMHMPQMDGAQLARKIKAAHPSLPLILLSSIDKQTKREFDLFNVILTKPAKHNILLKHIIDQLKSDKAVAADQKPAKDGLSRELAIKYPLNILIAEDNAINQKVAKQILNKMGYQPDIAVNGREAVDAVAARPYDVILMDIQMPEMDGLEATRHIRKNMAIQPIIIAMTANAMVEDKEACLQAGMNDYLSKPMKLAEIIGMLEKYGKLVNAGG, encoded by the coding sequence ATGTACAGGCCATGCCATAAGCTTAAACATATTATCAGTGCTTTACTTTTAATTTGCATTATAATACCGTTTAGCAGCTATGCTCAAAACGAGAGTCTTAAATTTTTGCATGTAGGCACTGCCGAAGGACTATCGCAAATAAACGTAAACTGCATTTTTCAGGATAGCCGGGGTTTTATGTGGATAGCTACCCGAAACGGCCTTAACAGGTATGATGGTTATCGTTTTATCACTTACCGATACGATGACAAGGACAGCAGATCATTAAGCAACAATACGATATCCGATATTGCCGAAGATAGTAGCGGCAATATGTGGCTGGCCACCCAGGGCGGCTTAAATATGTACCAGCGCTCAACCGGACATTTTATAAGGTACCTGCATGACATTAGCCGCCCAAATAGCATTAATGATAACATTATTAACCGTTTACTTTTTGATAATGGCAATTTATGGATAGCAACCCAAAACGGCGGGCTCGACCGCTATAATTTAAAAACCAATACTTTTTACCACTTTCAGCACAGTGATAAAGATGCCGGCAGTTTGAGCGAGGATAATGTACGTACTGTTTACAAAGATTCGGAAAAACGCATCTGGATAGGAACAGGCGGCGGAGGTTTAAACCTTTACAATCCTAAAACAAACAATTTTATTCATTTCCCTTATTATGACCCAGCAACAAAAACTATATTGGGTAAAATTATCCCTTGTATATTCGAAGATAAATTTCATAACCTATGGCTTGGCAGCCAGGGCGATGGCCTATTTTTGTTTGATAGTGCCCATAAAACTTTTAAACGTTTTGTGCAGGACAAAAGCCGCACAGGTGGCATTTCATCCAATACTATTTATGCCTTAAACAGCGATGCAGCAGGCAATCTGTGGGTTGGCACCGAAAACGGTGGCCTATGCGTATTAAATAACCAAACAGGCAAATTCAGCACTTACGAGCACGACGAGGTAGATAATAACAGTATTAATGGCAACTCTGTATACGGGATCTGCCGCGACCGGACGGGCAACATGTGGGTTGGCGCTTTTGGTGGGGGTATTAACCTGTCAAAAAAATCAACATCAAGCTTTACATTATACCGGCATAACAGCCACCCGCAAAGCCTTTCAAATAATTACGTACTTGATTTGGCCGAGGATAAAGATCATAAAATTTGGATTGGCACCGATGGCGGCGGCCTAAATAAGTTTGACCCGGCAACTAAAACGTTTAAGAACTATAAACAAGCAGCTGATGGAACAAACAGCATAACAGGTAACTATGTACTTACAGTTAAACCAGATTATGAAGGGAAGCTTTGGATAGGTACCTGGGGCGATGGGCTTAGTGTATATGATCCTAAAACAAATGTTTTTACCAACTACAAACATGACGATGCCAAGCCACAGGGAATTGGCGGCAACAATATTTATTACATTTTACATACCCGCGACCGGAAGACCTGGTTAGCTACCTTTAACGATGGGTTAGACTGTTACGACCACAACACCAAAATATTTACTCATTACCGTTTTAACGTAAACGATCTCAAAGGAATAAGCAGTCCAAGGCCCTATGTAATGTTTGAAGATAAAAAAGGCAACCTTTGGATTGGCACTTCCGACGGCGGTTTAGACCTTTTTAACCGCACTACAAATACTTTTACGCGCTTTGTTCATGACGAAAAAACAAACAGTATAAGCAATAATGGTGTAACCGATATTTTTGAAGACGATAAAGGCCGGCTATGGCTGGCTACCCTTTCGGGTTTCAACCTGTTTGATCCGTTGCACAACCACTTTACTACGTTTACAAAAAAAGACGGTTTACCCAGCGATATTATATACGGCATAAGGGCCGACGATACCGGTAACCTCTGGATAAGCAGTAACGGCGGGCTATCTAAGTTTAATCCCGAAAATAAAACCTTTTATAACTATACAACAGAAGATGGCTTGCAGGGCGACGAATATAAGCCTCACTCGGCCTTAAAAACAGATGATAAAACCCTTTATTTTGGCGGCATTAACGGGTTTAATTGTTTTTCGCCTGGCAAAGTATTAAAACAGGCCGGTTTTGCTCCCCTGGTTATCACGTCTTTTCAATTGTTTAACAAACCGCTTACCATTGCCACAAATGCCCAGGACCCATCGCCGTTAAAAAATGACATTACTGATACCCGCAACCTTACTTTATCCTACAAACAATCAGTGTTTTCATTTGAGTTTGCAGCACTTGATTATGCATCGGCAGATAGAAAGCAGTATGCTTATTATTTAGACGGCTTTGATAAAGAATGGAATTATATAGGCAACCATAATACAGCCTTATATACCAACCTTGGGCCTGGCACTTATCATGTACGGTTAAAATATCGTAATAGCCAGGGTTTATGGTCGCCGGTAACAACTCCGCTTCAGATAACTATTATACCACCCTTTTGGCTTACCTGGTGGTTTGATACGCTTGCCGTTATAGCATTTGCGGGCGCCATTTATGCCTTTTTCAGGTACAGAACGCATACAATAAGGCAACAAAAAGAATACCTTGAAATGCAGGTAAAGGAACGTACTGAAAGCATTACACAACTTACTATAGAAGAAAGAAGATCGCGCGAAGCGGCAGAGAAGGCCCGGGAGGAGGCAGAAAACGCCAACAAAGCCAAAAGTATCTTTTTAGCTACCATGAGCCATGAAATTCGTACCCCCATGAACGGTGTGATAGGCATGGCAACCTTACTGGCCAATACCGACCTTACCACGGAGCAGGCCGAATACACCGAAACTATTAAACACTCGGGCGACGCCCTGTTGACAGTAATTAACGACATCCTCGATTTCTCTAAAATCGAATCGGGCAACATGGAGCTGGAAGAGCATGACTTTAACATCAGAGATTGCGTGGAAAGCGTACTCGACCTTTTTGCCGATAAAGCGTCGAAATTAAACATCGACCTTATTTACCAGATAGCGCCCGGCGTACCAGAGCATATCATTGCCGATTCGATGCGCCTGAGGCAAGTATTGATAAACCTGGTAGGCAACGCAATTAAGTTTACCACCGAAGGCGAAATATTCATTGATGTAGAAAGGCTTTCGGGAGACGACGAGGATTTTAACTTGTCATTCACTGTCCGCGATACGGGCATCGGGATATCTGAAGATAAATTGTCGCGCCTTTTTAAAGCCTTTTCGCAGGTAGATTCAAGTACAACACGCAAGTACGGCGGTACCGGGCTTGGGTTGGTTATCAGCGAAAAACTGATTCACTTGATGGGCGGCCAGATTAAAGTAAGCAGCCAGGTTGCACATGGCACCACATTTAGCTTTAACATAAAAACCAGGGTGGGCATAAAAACCAATTCAAGCAATTTTAACCTGGATACCGCCAACCTTGAAAATAAGCAGGTATTGGTGGTGGATGACAATGCCACCAATCGCAATATTATGGAAAACCAGCTAAAGCATTGGAAATTTGTTCCTGTAATAGCCAGCTCCGGCGATGAGGCTTTAGCCATTTTAGAGGCCAACAATCAAATTGAACTTGTTATTACAGATATGCACATGCCGCAGATGGATGGCGCCCAACTGGCACGCAAAATAAAGGCAGCCCACCCCTCTCTGCCGCTGATTTTACTAAGCTCTATTGATAAACAAACCAAACGCGAGTTTGACCTGTTTAATGTAATATTAACCAAACCGGCCAAGCACAATATATTGCTTAAACACATTATCGATCAGCTTAAAAGTGATAAAGCTGTCGCCGCCGATCAAAAACCTGCAAAGGATGGCCTGTCAAGAGAATTGGCTATTAAATACCCCTTAAATATTTTGATAGCCGAAGACAATGCGATAAACCAAAAGGTAGCCAAACAGATACTCAATAAAATGGGCTATCAGCCCGATATTGCAGTAAACGGCCGGGAAGCTGTTGACGCGGTAGCAGCCAGGCCGTACGACGTTATCCTGATGGACATCCAGATGCCCGAAATGGACGGGCTGGAAGCTACCCGCCACATCAGGAAAAACATGGCCATACAGCCTATTATTATAGCCATGACGGCCAATGCGATGGTAGAAGACAAGGAAGCCTGCCTGCAAGCCGGCATGAACGATTACCTGAGCAAACCCATGAAGCTTGCCGAAATTATTGGTATGCTGGAAAAGTATGGAAAACTGGTGAATGCAGGAGGATAA
- a CDS encoding response regulator produces the protein MNYNQTTNVLIIDDDAVNNFIAETLIKKAAKDAEITICLNGQEAIEQLLSIKQSSGKLPRFIFLDIAMPVMDGWKFLDEYHRLKLGDGSNSEIIMVSSSRFRHDIDRALGNAIVKEYVKKPLSMELVKRILRVDHHDNW, from the coding sequence ATGAATTATAATCAAACCACCAATGTGCTGATCATTGATGACGATGCGGTTAATAATTTTATTGCCGAAACCCTTATTAAAAAAGCAGCCAAAGACGCGGAAATTACTATTTGTTTAAACGGACAGGAAGCCATAGAACAATTGCTAAGCATCAAACAAAGCTCGGGTAAGCTACCCAGGTTTATATTTTTAGATATTGCAATGCCGGTAATGGACGGCTGGAAGTTTCTTGACGAATACCACCGTTTAAAGTTGGGCGATGGAAGCAATAGTGAAATTATTATGGTCTCTTCGTCACGGTTCAGGCACGATATTGACCGTGCGCTTGGGAATGCCATAGTGAAAGAATATGTTAAGAAGCCGCTTAGCATGGAATTGGTAAAAAGGATATTAAGGGTAGATCATCACGATAATTGGTAG
- a CDS encoding Crp/Fnr family transcriptional regulator: MSTELKNFINNYVKLEDAELDDIVGRFKKRQVCKNEFLLKEGDICSDLVFVQEGCLRLFYLTGDVEISVWFAFKNSSAIDIYSFISEKPSVYFLQAIEDSEVMYLPKAELLKLYQTHPKTQEMMRNFWEDAVLNLIDRFTALQRDSAEERYLQLLSKPPYLQKIPQKYLASFIGVTPTSLSRIRKNIR, encoded by the coding sequence ATGAGTACAGAACTAAAAAACTTTATCAATAACTATGTAAAGTTGGAAGATGCCGAACTGGATGATATTGTTGGCCGTTTTAAAAAAAGACAGGTATGCAAAAATGAGTTTCTTTTAAAGGAGGGCGATATTTGCAGCGATCTTGTTTTTGTTCAGGAGGGATGTCTGCGTTTGTTTTACCTTACCGGCGATGTAGAGATATCCGTTTGGTTTGCTTTTAAAAATTCATCGGCTATTGATATTTATAGCTTTATAAGCGAGAAACCTTCGGTGTATTTTTTGCAGGCAATTGAAGATAGCGAAGTGATGTACTTGCCCAAAGCCGAATTGTTAAAACTATACCAAACACATCCCAAAACGCAGGAAATGATGCGCAACTTTTGGGAAGATGCCGTACTTAACCTTATTGACAGGTTTACCGCGCTGCAAAGAGACTCGGCAGAGGAACGTTACCTTCAGCTGTTATCAAAACCGCCATATTTGCAAAAAATTCCGCAAAAATACCTGGCTTCATTTATAGGGGTTACGCCAACGTCGTTAAGCCGTATCCGAAAAAATATCAGGTAG